A single Microbacterium sulfonylureivorans DNA region contains:
- a CDS encoding carbohydrate ABC transporter permease, producing MSDIATAPAPAGPVDKPRPAQPTAREKAKARREARGAWTLLGPALIILGVMVGYPAVLMVIQSFTDASVKNKVQGTLPDFIGLENYVKLFTTSGFPAVLMRSLGLMVVMTILIIGLGVIVAVLMTRLGRAMRVLVSVGLLLAWAMPPLAATVVWGWIFDTQYGVVNWALNTITGTDDWTNHSWLLDPWSFFFVLTIIVVWQGIPFVAFTTYAALGQVPGEVLEAAALDGATGLKRFRFVVFPYIRSVLVVILVLQIIWNLRIFTQVYALQSRGGLASETNVLGTYMFRQGPGDFGFTSAIGVVMVVLLLILSWGYVRSTLKEEEL from the coding sequence ATGAGCGACATCGCCACCGCACCGGCCCCCGCCGGCCCGGTCGACAAGCCGCGTCCGGCCCAGCCGACCGCGCGCGAGAAGGCCAAGGCCCGCCGCGAGGCGCGCGGCGCCTGGACACTGCTCGGCCCCGCCTTGATCATCCTCGGCGTCATGGTCGGCTACCCGGCCGTGCTCATGGTCATCCAGTCCTTCACCGACGCGAGTGTGAAGAACAAGGTCCAGGGCACGCTCCCCGACTTCATCGGCCTCGAGAACTACGTGAAGCTGTTCACGACCTCGGGCTTCCCGGCGGTGCTGATGCGCAGCCTGGGACTGATGGTGGTCATGACGATCCTCATCATCGGGCTCGGCGTCATCGTCGCCGTCCTGATGACCCGCCTCGGCCGCGCGATGCGCGTGCTCGTCTCGGTCGGTCTCCTGCTCGCCTGGGCGATGCCGCCGCTCGCGGCCACTGTCGTCTGGGGCTGGATCTTCGACACCCAGTACGGCGTGGTCAACTGGGCGCTCAATACAATCACCGGCACCGACGACTGGACCAACCACTCGTGGCTGCTCGACCCGTGGTCGTTCTTCTTCGTCCTGACGATCATCGTCGTCTGGCAGGGCATCCCGTTCGTCGCCTTCACCACCTACGCGGCGCTCGGTCAGGTCCCCGGCGAGGTGCTCGAGGCGGCCGCGCTCGACGGCGCGACCGGTCTGAAGCGGTTCCGCTTCGTGGTCTTCCCCTACATCCGCAGCGTGCTCGTGGTGATCCTGGTGCTCCAGATCATCTGGAACCTGCGCATCTTCACGCAGGTCTACGCGCTGCAGAGCCGCGGCGGCCTCGCCTCCGAGACGAACGTCCTCGGCACGTACATGTTCCGGCAGGGTCCGGGCGACTTCGGCTTCACGAGCGCGATCGGCGTGGTGATGGTGGTCCTGCTGCTCATCCTGTCGTGGGGATACGTGCGCTCGACGCTGAAGGAGGAAGAGCTGTGA
- a CDS encoding sigma-70 family RNA polymerase sigma factor: MTDLDDETSRAPTRLGDADLVLRTRSGDRGAFGELWRRHYRSGIAVARDVSPGTDADDLVQEAYTRIYQSILKGGGPTGSFRAYLFTSIRNTAAGWGRSRRETAIDVLETMEDPATTEQATAESLDRSLTHQAFRSLPSRWQEVLWYSEIEGMKPSEIAPLLGMKATAVAQLTFRAREGLREAWIQAHLLSVADGSDCAWAIERLGAYARNNLGRRDRARLEVHLAGCARCAIVASEAREVSSRLALVLIPLTVGVAGAAGYLATLQGGGVPIAAIAAMPSSVVQGAVSAGAGTAGSAVGIGGTSAGTSALAGAGSAAIAGSGSAATAGAAATGTAAAAAGTTAAGAVATAAAAAVASGGVLSGAGVAGLAAAGLMVAGTVAAAVAIPTASADLAGASESSTRIVAETPGPITPLEMVAAATLPIAEAGGPSPSDIPVLPERSATTADSARAEQGGGIDGDEPAADAGNGSAAADNGQNADSDNRGTGTNGDPTPGSTGSGVAAGNGSTAPGSTGAANSGASPGRTNSGTSAAGSTNNGTAAAGANANANANANANGNGNGNGNGNANGTPGTNNGNDGTGANNGTPQSGNANSGSGNSSAGGNGPAVPSIPEARVAIVSGTSSTSGAETRIEITVGGAPGATVQLRIRGVVRATAALDGSGAAVLVVQPTAQELTTDARVEVRYVDGARAGAPSSARLSELL, from the coding sequence GTGACCGATCTGGACGACGAAACGAGCCGAGCGCCGACCCGACTCGGCGACGCCGACCTCGTGCTGCGCACGCGATCCGGCGACCGGGGGGCCTTCGGAGAACTGTGGCGACGCCACTACCGCTCGGGCATCGCCGTCGCCCGCGATGTCTCGCCCGGCACCGACGCAGACGACCTCGTCCAAGAGGCGTACACGAGGATCTACCAGTCGATCCTCAAAGGCGGCGGTCCCACGGGCTCTTTCCGCGCCTACCTGTTCACGAGCATCCGCAACACCGCGGCCGGCTGGGGACGCTCCCGTCGTGAGACGGCCATCGATGTGCTCGAGACGATGGAGGATCCCGCCACGACCGAGCAGGCCACCGCCGAATCGCTCGACCGCAGCCTCACGCACCAGGCGTTCCGCAGTCTGCCCAGCCGGTGGCAGGAGGTGCTCTGGTACTCGGAGATCGAGGGCATGAAGCCGTCCGAGATCGCGCCGCTGCTCGGCATGAAGGCGACGGCGGTCGCCCAGCTCACCTTCCGCGCGCGCGAAGGGCTGCGCGAGGCGTGGATCCAGGCGCACCTGCTCTCGGTGGCCGACGGCTCCGACTGCGCGTGGGCGATCGAGCGTCTCGGGGCCTATGCCCGGAACAACCTCGGCCGCCGAGACCGCGCCCGGCTCGAGGTGCATCTCGCCGGCTGCGCGCGCTGCGCCATCGTCGCCAGCGAGGCCAGAGAGGTGTCGAGCCGTCTTGCGCTCGTGCTGATCCCCCTCACTGTCGGTGTCGCCGGCGCCGCCGGATACCTCGCCACGCTGCAGGGCGGCGGTGTGCCGATCGCCGCGATCGCCGCGATGCCGTCGTCGGTCGTGCAGGGTGCGGTGAGCGCCGGAGCGGGCACCGCGGGATCGGCGGTCGGGATCGGCGGCACGTCCGCCGGCACGTCGGCACTCGCCGGCGCCGGATCCGCCGCGATCGCGGGCTCAGGGTCGGCGGCGACCGCAGGAGCAGCCGCGACGGGCACCGCAGCGGCAGCGGCCGGGACCACTGCCGCAGGCGCCGTGGCGACGGCGGCGGCCGCCGCCGTCGCGAGCGGGGGCGTCCTCAGCGGCGCGGGTGTCGCCGGGCTCGCTGCGGCAGGGCTCATGGTGGCCGGCACGGTCGCCGCTGCCGTCGCCATCCCGACCGCCTCCGCCGACCTGGCCGGTGCGAGCGAATCGTCCACCCGGATCGTCGCGGAGACCCCCGGACCGATCACGCCGCTCGAGATGGTCGCGGCGGCGACCCTGCCGATTGCGGAGGCGGGCGGCCCCTCGCCGTCCGACATCCCCGTCCTTCCCGAGCGGTCCGCCACGACCGCGGACTCGGCACGCGCCGAGCAGGGCGGCGGTATCGACGGCGACGAGCCTGCGGCGGACGCCGGCAACGGGAGCGCGGCCGCCGACAACGGCCAGAATGCCGATTCCGACAACCGGGGCACCGGCACGAACGGCGACCCGACGCCCGGGAGCACCGGAAGCGGAGTCGCCGCGGGCAACGGCAGCACTGCTCCGGGCAGCACCGGCGCCGCCAACAGCGGCGCCAGCCCCGGTCGCACGAACAGCGGCACGTCCGCGGCCGGCAGCACGAACAACGGCACCGCCGCGGCGGGCGCCAACGCCAACGCCAACGCCAACGCCAACGCCAACGGCAACGGCAACGGCAACGGCAACGGCAACGCCAACGGCACCCCCGGGACGAACAACGGCAACGACGGCACCGGCGCGAACAACGGGACGCCGCAGAGCGGCAACGCGAACAGCGGCAGCGGCAACAGCAGCGCGGGAGGCAACGGTCCGGCCGTCCCGTCGATCCCCGAGGCTCGCGTCGCGATCGTGTCGGGCACCTCGTCGACGTCGGGTGCGGAGACCAGAATCGAGATCACGGTCGGCGGCGCCCCCGGTGCGACGGTGCAGCTCCGCATCCGCGGTGTCGTGCGAGCGACGGCCGCGCTCGACGGGAGCGGCGCGGCGGTGCTCGTCGTCCAGCCCACCGCCCAGGAGCTCACGACCGACGCCCGCGTCGAGGTCCGCTACGTCGACGGCGCCCGCGCAGGAGCGCCGTCGAGCGCGCGGTTGAGCGAACTGCTCTGA
- the nagA gene encoding N-acetylglucosamine-6-phosphate deacetylase, with amino-acid sequence MSTLVHSVRLVDGGRITDDAWVLFDAGRVSATGAGAERPSADEAVDGAGGCLTPGFVDIHGHGGAGASYDDGPDAIRTARALHRAHGTTRAVVSLVTASLDDLAARAAMVAELAESDPTILGSHLEGPYLDPGHKGAHTRALLRAPDAASVDRLLEAGRGTIRQVTLAPELPGADDAIARFVAAGVAVAVGHTDADAATTRRAFEAGATLLTHAFNAMPGIHHRAPGPVVAALRDERVTLEVIADGVHVDDELIAVLFAAAGDRLALVTDAMAAAGSHDGRYDLGGLGVTVTDGVARLDDGGAIAGSTLTQDEALRRVVTGGAPLATAVRALTTTPAHAIGRDDLGTLSAGAAADAVLLDRDLRVQRVWIDGVAL; translated from the coding sequence GTGAGCACCCTCGTCCACTCCGTCCGGCTCGTCGACGGCGGGCGGATCACGGACGACGCGTGGGTGCTGTTCGACGCCGGCCGCGTGAGCGCCACGGGCGCCGGCGCCGAGCGACCGAGCGCCGACGAGGCCGTCGACGGAGCGGGCGGATGCCTCACCCCCGGCTTCGTCGACATCCACGGACACGGCGGGGCGGGCGCGAGCTACGACGACGGCCCCGATGCGATCCGCACGGCTCGCGCGCTCCACCGCGCCCACGGCACGACCCGCGCGGTGGTCTCGCTCGTGACTGCGTCACTCGACGACCTCGCGGCGCGGGCGGCCATGGTCGCCGAGCTCGCGGAGTCCGATCCGACGATCCTCGGCTCGCACCTCGAGGGGCCCTACCTCGACCCGGGGCACAAGGGCGCGCACACGCGCGCGCTCCTGCGGGCGCCCGATGCGGCGTCGGTCGACCGTCTGCTCGAGGCCGGACGGGGCACGATCCGCCAGGTCACCCTCGCCCCCGAACTCCCCGGCGCCGACGACGCGATCGCGCGGTTCGTGGCCGCGGGCGTGGCCGTGGCCGTGGGACACACCGATGCGGATGCCGCGACCACGCGCCGCGCGTTCGAGGCCGGTGCGACCCTCCTCACCCACGCGTTCAACGCGATGCCGGGCATTCACCACCGGGCGCCCGGACCTGTCGTGGCGGCGCTTCGCGACGAACGCGTGACCCTCGAGGTGATCGCCGACGGCGTGCACGTCGACGATGAGCTGATCGCGGTGCTGTTCGCCGCCGCGGGCGATCGCCTGGCGCTCGTCACCGATGCCATGGCCGCGGCCGGTTCCCACGACGGCCGCTACGACCTCGGCGGTCTCGGCGTCACGGTCACCGACGGCGTCGCGCGGCTCGACGACGGTGGTGCCATCGCGGGCTCGACCCTCACCCAGGACGAGGCGCTGCGCCGCGTGGTCACCGGCGGCGCGCCACTGGCCACGGCCGTGCGCGCCCTGACCACGACACCGGCGCACGCGATCGGACGCGACGACCTCGGCACGCTGTCGGCAGGGGCCGCGGCGGACGCGGTGCTGCTCGACCGGGATCTCCGCGTGCAGCGGGTGTGGATCGACGGCGTCGCGCTCTGA
- a CDS encoding carbohydrate ABC transporter permease — protein MESRRPSGKRIATRTFLNVAAIIVFFCSVFPVYWMINMSLTPANKIISRSPSLVPLELTWQNYITAWTREAAPGQTDFPHALMTSTIVTVGVLIATLLFAFLASIAVARYHFKGRRGFIVSVLIIQMIPGEAMMFTIYGMIDDWHLMNTMLGLGIVYLASVIPFTIWTLRGFVAGVPADLEEAAMIDGCTKSQAFRRVTFPLLAPGLVATGIFAFIQAWNEFTMALLLMKGYNLTLPTWLNSFQSATEATNWGAVMAGATLISIPVVIFFLIVQGRMTGGLVAGAVKG, from the coding sequence ATCGAGTCGCGCCGCCCGTCGGGGAAGCGGATCGCCACTCGTACGTTCCTCAACGTCGCCGCGATCATCGTCTTCTTCTGCTCGGTCTTCCCGGTGTACTGGATGATCAACATGTCGCTGACGCCGGCGAACAAGATCATCAGCCGCAGCCCCAGCCTCGTGCCCCTCGAGCTGACGTGGCAGAACTACATCACGGCGTGGACGCGCGAGGCGGCGCCGGGTCAGACCGACTTCCCGCACGCGCTCATGACCTCGACGATCGTGACCGTGGGCGTGCTCATCGCGACGCTCCTGTTCGCCTTCCTCGCGTCGATCGCCGTCGCTCGATACCACTTCAAGGGCCGTCGCGGCTTCATCGTCTCGGTGCTGATCATCCAGATGATCCCGGGCGAGGCGATGATGTTCACGATCTACGGGATGATCGACGACTGGCACCTCATGAACACGATGCTGGGCCTCGGGATCGTGTACCTCGCCAGCGTCATCCCGTTCACGATCTGGACGCTGCGCGGATTCGTCGCCGGCGTCCCCGCCGACCTCGAAGAGGCCGCGATGATCGACGGCTGCACGAAGTCGCAGGCGTTCCGCCGTGTGACATTCCCGCTGCTGGCACCGGGACTCGTCGCGACGGGCATCTTCGCCTTCATCCAGGCGTGGAACGAGTTCACGATGGCGCTGCTGCTGATGAAGGGCTACAACCTGACGCTGCCGACGTGGCTCAACTCGTTCCAGTCCGCCACCGAGGCGACCAACTGGGGCGCGGTGATGGCCGGAGCGACCCTCATCTCGATCCCCGTCGTGATCTTCTTCCTCATCGTCCAGGGACGCATGACCGGTGGGCTCGTCGCCGGGGCGGTCAAGGGCTGA
- a CDS encoding glucosamine-6-phosphate deaminase — MAEVIIVRDPAEAGAVVADEIVRLIRANPAVVLGLATGSTPLPVYEALRPRVAGVDMSRVRGFALDEYVGIDPAHPESYRSVIAREVVGPLGLDPALVRVPDGSLDGIEHAGDDYERAISEAGGVDLQILGIGTDGHIGFNEPGSSFASLTRVKTLTEQTREDNARFFDSVDDVPRHCITQGLGTIMRARHLVLLAFGAGKAEAVAGAVEGPLTASLPGSAIQLHPHATVVVDEAAAARLEHRDYYRYTFAHKPAWQGI, encoded by the coding sequence ATGGCTGAGGTCATCATCGTCCGCGATCCGGCGGAGGCCGGTGCCGTCGTCGCTGACGAGATCGTGCGGCTGATCCGCGCGAACCCGGCCGTCGTCCTCGGCCTCGCCACCGGGTCGACCCCGCTGCCGGTCTACGAGGCGCTGCGCCCCCGCGTCGCCGGCGTCGACATGTCGCGCGTGCGCGGGTTCGCCCTCGACGAGTACGTCGGCATCGATCCGGCGCATCCCGAGAGCTATCGCTCGGTGATCGCGCGCGAGGTGGTGGGGCCGCTGGGTCTCGACCCGGCACTGGTCCGCGTGCCCGACGGATCGCTCGACGGCATCGAGCACGCCGGCGACGACTACGAGCGCGCGATCTCGGAGGCGGGCGGAGTGGATCTCCAGATCCTCGGCATCGGCACCGACGGGCACATCGGATTCAACGAGCCCGGCTCGTCGTTCGCGTCGCTGACCCGGGTGAAGACGCTCACGGAGCAGACGCGAGAGGACAACGCGCGCTTCTTCGACAGCGTCGACGACGTGCCGCGGCACTGCATCACGCAGGGACTCGGCACGATCATGCGCGCCCGGCACCTCGTGCTGCTGGCGTTCGGCGCGGGCAAGGCCGAAGCCGTCGCGGGTGCCGTGGAGGGTCCGCTGACGGCGTCCCTGCCCGGCTCGGCGATCCAGCTGCACCCGCACGCGACGGTCGTGGTCGACGAAGCCGCTGCCGCGCGCCTCGAGCACCGCGACTACTACCGCTACACCTTCGCCCACAAGCCGGCCTGGCAGGGCATCTGA
- a CDS encoding YrdB family protein has protein sequence MPDSVRPASPAEPAPGTRAPLSAIDILAFVCELFAFASLAIWGFASWPFPWNIVAGIGAPVLAILVWALFVSPRAVFSVHPFVRGLVELLVYASATIAWWSLGQAWIGLAFGIIAVTVGVIAGRRRFA, from the coding sequence ATGCCCGACTCCGTTCGCCCCGCGTCACCCGCCGAGCCCGCGCCCGGCACCCGCGCGCCGCTGTCGGCGATCGACATCCTCGCCTTCGTCTGCGAGCTCTTCGCGTTCGCGAGCCTGGCGATCTGGGGGTTCGCGTCGTGGCCCTTCCCCTGGAACATCGTCGCGGGGATCGGCGCCCCGGTGCTCGCGATCCTGGTCTGGGCGCTGTTCGTGTCGCCCCGCGCCGTGTTCTCGGTCCATCCGTTCGTGCGCGGTCTCGTGGAGCTCCTCGTCTACGCGTCGGCGACGATCGCGTGGTGGAGCCTCGGGCAGGCGTGGATCGGCCTCGCCTTCGGCATCATCGCCGTCACCGTCGGCGTGATCGCCGGACGCCGCCGGTTCGCGTGA
- a CDS encoding ROK family protein: protein MKVGLDVGGTKTDAVAVDDAGTIVGRVRLATGWGPDAVTATVLEAVRALGSEANVDVSAIRSVGIGIPGQIEPGSGRVVHAVNLGVDELDLVAATRPRLGVPVGVENDVKAAALGAYALHGGSGSMGYLNLGTGIAAGIVSEGRLWRGARGTAGEVGHISVDPRGPLCRCGQHGCIEALAGGGAIAERWGRGSALPVRDVFDAADAGVAEARELRSGLARGVAAAVRVLVLTADVDAVVLGGGVTALGDRLMADVAAELAASAEASPFMRSLHLQERVELLPAGSPAAALGAALVGAALDTQEALAHG, encoded by the coding sequence ATGAAGGTCGGACTGGATGTCGGCGGGACGAAGACGGACGCCGTCGCCGTGGACGACGCGGGCACGATCGTCGGGCGTGTTCGCCTCGCGACCGGGTGGGGACCCGATGCCGTCACCGCGACGGTGCTGGAAGCCGTGCGGGCGCTCGGCAGCGAGGCGAACGTCGACGTGTCGGCGATCCGCTCGGTGGGCATCGGCATCCCGGGCCAGATCGAGCCCGGGTCGGGCCGTGTCGTGCACGCCGTGAACCTCGGTGTCGACGAGCTCGACCTCGTGGCCGCGACCAGGCCGCGGCTGGGCGTGCCGGTCGGAGTCGAGAACGACGTGAAGGCCGCCGCGCTCGGCGCGTACGCCCTCCACGGCGGCTCCGGGTCGATGGGCTACCTCAATCTCGGTACCGGCATCGCGGCGGGGATCGTCAGCGAGGGCCGGCTGTGGCGCGGAGCGCGCGGCACCGCGGGCGAGGTGGGTCACATCTCGGTCGACCCGCGCGGCCCCCTGTGCCGCTGCGGCCAGCACGGCTGCATCGAGGCTCTCGCAGGCGGCGGCGCGATCGCCGAGCGGTGGGGCCGCGGCTCCGCGCTGCCCGTGCGCGACGTGTTCGACGCCGCCGATGCCGGCGTCGCGGAGGCGCGCGAGCTGCGCTCCGGTCTGGCCCGCGGCGTCGCGGCGGCTGTGCGGGTCCTCGTACTGACCGCCGACGTCGATGCCGTCGTGCTCGGCGGCGGCGTGACCGCGCTCGGCGACCGGTTGATGGCGGATGTCGCGGCCGAGCTCGCAGCCAGCGCCGAGGCATCCCCGTTCATGCGATCGCTCCACCTGCAGGAGCGCGTCGAGCTGCTTCCGGCGGGTTCCCCCGCGGCGGCGCTGGGCGCCGCCCTCGTCGGAGCCGCTCTCGACACCCAGGAGGCGCTGGCCCATGGCTGA
- a CDS encoding beta-N-acetylhexosaminidase, with translation MLAGCTPAAQNGDTVPSLPAVVPAPASLEQASGAPFRLSETTRIEGDADAAAALVALVQARTGLEVAADGGGATVTLAIQPGGAAESYTLAADEASVVVTGADAAGLFYGVQTLGQLLARDGDDWTIPAVTIDDAPRFAYRGVMLDVARHFHPVETVKAYIDRASGLKFNALHLHLADDQGWRIELHSRPELTELASGTSVGGDPGGFYTKADYAEIVEYAASRHMIVVPEIDMPGHTHAVGLAYPELVEEPVLSDHIIEIARDYGGELPETGKPYDGMAVGFSSLKIHDEATYDFVADVFGELAGMTPGPYLHLGGDEALGTKPEDFALFVSRASAIIADLGKTPVAWHEAGEAADLAEGTVGQYWGFVTPTDGMDGKAREFVRNGGQLILSPADAIYLDMQYPTGPDLGLTWANGPTSVEDAYSWEPSAIIRGIDDTDILGVEAPMWTETIRTAADIDTMAFPRIAAAAEAGWSPATTASELRTWESFRVRVGALGPLWTSLGIGFHPTGEIPWVTE, from the coding sequence ATGCTGGCAGGCTGCACGCCCGCCGCCCAGAATGGAGACACTGTGCCTTCGCTTCCCGCCGTCGTCCCCGCGCCCGCCTCGCTCGAGCAGGCGTCGGGTGCGCCGTTCCGCCTCTCCGAGACGACGAGGATCGAGGGCGACGCGGATGCCGCGGCCGCCCTCGTCGCGCTGGTCCAGGCCCGCACCGGGCTCGAGGTCGCCGCAGACGGCGGCGGCGCGACCGTCACTCTCGCGATCCAGCCGGGCGGCGCCGCCGAGTCGTACACGCTCGCCGCGGACGAGGCATCCGTCGTCGTCACGGGCGCCGACGCGGCCGGACTCTTCTACGGAGTCCAGACCCTCGGCCAGCTGCTCGCACGCGACGGCGACGACTGGACCATCCCCGCGGTCACGATCGACGACGCCCCGCGCTTCGCGTACCGCGGCGTGATGCTCGACGTCGCCCGCCACTTCCACCCGGTCGAGACGGTGAAGGCGTACATCGATCGGGCGTCGGGTCTGAAGTTCAACGCGCTGCACCTCCACCTCGCCGACGACCAGGGCTGGCGCATCGAGCTGCACTCGCGACCGGAGCTCACCGAGCTCGCCTCGGGCACCTCGGTCGGCGGCGATCCCGGCGGCTTCTACACGAAGGCCGACTACGCCGAGATCGTCGAGTACGCGGCATCCCGTCACATGATCGTCGTGCCGGAGATCGACATGCCCGGCCACACGCACGCGGTCGGACTCGCCTACCCCGAGCTCGTCGAGGAGCCGGTGCTGAGCGACCACATCATCGAGATCGCCCGCGACTACGGCGGCGAGCTGCCCGAGACGGGCAAGCCCTACGACGGCATGGCGGTGGGCTTCTCGTCGCTGAAGATCCACGACGAGGCGACCTACGACTTCGTCGCCGATGTGTTCGGCGAGCTCGCGGGCATGACTCCCGGCCCGTACCTGCACCTCGGCGGCGACGAGGCGCTCGGCACGAAGCCCGAGGACTTCGCGCTGTTCGTCTCCCGCGCCAGCGCGATCATCGCCGACCTCGGCAAGACCCCGGTCGCCTGGCACGAAGCCGGCGAGGCCGCGGATCTGGCGGAGGGGACGGTCGGACAGTACTGGGGCTTCGTCACACCGACCGACGGCATGGACGGCAAGGCGCGCGAGTTCGTGCGCAACGGCGGGCAGCTGATCCTCTCCCCCGCCGACGCGATCTACCTCGACATGCAGTACCCGACCGGACCCGACCTCGGACTCACGTGGGCGAACGGCCCGACCAGCGTCGAGGACGCCTACTCGTGGGAGCCCTCGGCGATCATCCGCGGCATCGACGACACCGACATCCTCGGCGTCGAGGCGCCGATGTGGACCGAGACCATCCGCACCGCGGCCGACATCGACACCATGGCCTTCCCCCGTATCGCGGCGGCCGCCGAAGCAGGGTGGTCGCCCGCCACGACGGCGAGCGAGCTGCGCACGTGGGAGTCGTTCCGCGTCCGTGTCGGAGCGCTCGGCCCCCTGTGGACGAGCCTCGGCATCGGCTTCCACCCGACCGGCGAGATCCCCTGGGTCACCGAGTGA
- a CDS encoding FAD-binding oxidoreductase translates to MSTAPDVVARLRAALGERVDLTPESLQSARADKSGHAASGAPIALVHAASVADVQETLRVATATGTPVVTRGAGTGLAGGANAGAGEIALSVRGMDRVLEIRPDDLLAVVEPGILNGDLNAALAEHGLWWAPDPASRAISTVGGNIATGAGGLLCAKYGVVRDAVLGVDLVLADGRLLHLGHRTVKGVTGLDLTSLVIGSEGTLGVIVGATLKLRRLVRGDVCTIAATFAGVRAAAEASAAVTASGAQPAIMELMDAASLAAVHALLALEPPAPGTAQLTIQTDGPVAAAEAERIAGILRTTGGTVALSHDREEGERLLAIRRSMHPAMEALGTALIEDVSVPRSALPAMFDEIARVERAHGLVIPTVAHAGDGNLHPNFIFDAEPGASGAVTVPAHIWDAADDLFRAALRLGGTLTGEHGVGVLKRRWLVDELGEDQWDLQRRIVRQFDPQGILNPGKVFAR, encoded by the coding sequence GTGAGCACCGCCCCCGACGTCGTCGCGCGTCTGCGCGCCGCGCTCGGGGAGCGCGTCGACCTGACGCCGGAGTCGCTGCAGAGCGCACGCGCCGACAAGTCGGGGCACGCCGCATCCGGCGCGCCGATCGCCCTGGTCCACGCCGCGTCCGTCGCGGACGTGCAGGAGACGCTGCGCGTGGCGACGGCCACCGGCACGCCCGTCGTCACCCGGGGCGCCGGCACCGGACTGGCGGGGGGTGCGAACGCGGGTGCGGGCGAGATCGCACTGTCGGTGCGCGGCATGGACCGGGTCCTCGAGATCCGCCCCGACGATCTCCTGGCGGTCGTCGAGCCCGGCATCCTCAACGGCGACCTGAATGCCGCCCTCGCGGAGCACGGCCTGTGGTGGGCGCCCGATCCTGCCAGTCGCGCGATCTCGACGGTCGGCGGCAACATCGCCACTGGGGCGGGCGGGCTGCTCTGCGCCAAGTACGGCGTCGTCCGCGACGCGGTGCTGGGCGTCGACCTGGTGCTCGCCGACGGGCGCCTGCTGCATCTGGGCCACCGCACCGTCAAGGGTGTCACCGGGCTCGACCTCACCTCGCTCGTGATCGGCTCGGAGGGCACGCTCGGCGTCATCGTCGGGGCGACGCTCAAGCTCCGCCGCCTCGTGCGGGGCGACGTGTGCACGATCGCGGCGACCTTCGCGGGCGTGCGCGCGGCTGCCGAGGCATCCGCCGCGGTCACCGCCTCGGGGGCGCAGCCGGCGATCATGGAGCTGATGGATGCCGCATCCCTCGCCGCCGTCCACGCGCTGCTGGCTCTCGAGCCGCCGGCGCCGGGCACCGCCCAACTGACGATCCAGACCGACGGACCCGTCGCCGCGGCCGAGGCCGAGCGGATCGCCGGCATCCTGCGCACAACGGGAGGCACGGTCGCGCTCTCGCACGACCGGGAGGAAGGCGAGCGCCTTCTCGCGATCCGCCGGTCGATGCACCCCGCCATGGAGGCCCTCGGCACGGCGCTCATCGAGGACGTCTCCGTGCCGCGAAGCGCCCTCCCCGCGATGTTCGACGAGATCGCACGGGTCGAGCGCGCGCACGGGCTCGTCATCCCCACGGTGGCCCACGCCGGCGACGGCAATCTCCATCCGAACTTCATCTTCGACGCCGAGCCCGGCGCCTCGGGCGCGGTCACCGTGCCCGCGCACATCTGGGATGCCGCCGACGACCTGTTCCGCGCGGCCCTGCGCCTGGGCGGCACACTCACGGGCGAGCACGGGGTCGGGGTGCTCAAGCGGCGCTGGCTGGTCGACGAGCTCGGCGAGGATCAGTGGGATCTCCAGCGGCGCATCGTGCGCCAGTTCGACCCGCAGGGCATCCTCAATCCCGGAAAGGTGTTCGCGCGCTGA